GTCGCCGGTGGCCGCGCCGGCGGCCGAGAGCTTCGCGGCGACGGCGTCGTCGGTCGCGTACATGCCCGCATAGTAGTGGCCGAGGGCGACGATGATGGCGCCGGTCAGGGTGCACAGGTCGATGGTGACGGCCGGCTGCCAGCGCTCGATCGTGTAGGTCAGCAGGTCGCCGAGGACGAGGCGCCCCTCGGCGTCGGTGTTGATGATCTCGACCGTCTGGCCCGACTTGGAGCGGACGATGTCGCCCGGGCGCTGGGCGTTGCCGTCCGGCATGTTCTCGACGAGGCCGATGATGCCGACGACGTTGGCCTTGGCCTTGCGGCTGGCGATGGCGGTCATGGTGCCGACGACGGCGGCGGCGCCGCCCATGTCGCCCTTCATGTCCTCCATGCCGCCGGCCGGCTTGATGGAGATGCCGCCGGTGTCGAACACGACGCCCTTGCCGACGAGGGCGACGGGCCTGGCGTCGGCCGCCCCGCCCTTCCACTCCATGATGACGACGCGGGCCGGACGGACCGAGCCCTGCGCGACGCCGAGGAGCATGCGCATCTCGAGGCTCTCGAGCTCGGCCGGCTCCATCACCTTGATCTCGACGCCGAGCTCGGCGAGCTTGGCGGCGCGCTCGGCGAACTCGACCGGGCCGAGCACGTTGGCCGGCTCGTTGACGAGGTCGCGGGCGGCCATGGTGCCGGTGGCGATCGCCTCGACCGCCTTCCAGCGCGCCTCGGCCGACGCCGGCGAGGGCACGGCGATGGTGATCGCCCGCGGCGCCGGCTCCGGGTCGTCGGAGTTCTTCTGCTTGTAGCGGTCGAAGGCGTAGGAGCGCAGCTTGATGCCGAGCGCGAGGTCGGCGGTCTGCTCGGCGCTCAACGGCGCATCCGGGGCTTCAGCGAAGACGGTGACGTCGGTGTCGGGCCCCGAGGGGAGCGCGCCGGCGACGACACCGCCGAGCTTGGCCCAGTCGGCTTCGTTCATCTTGGCGACGTCGCCGAGACCGACGATGAGCAGCGAGCGGACGCTGAGGCCGCGCGGGAGCGGTGCGAGGAGCGTCGAGAAGCGCTTCCCCTTGTAGCCCTGGGCCTCGGCCGCGGAGCTGATGAAGCCGTCGCTCGCCGCATCGGCACGCTGGGCAGCCTCGCCAAGCGCCATACCGTCACCTGCGAACACGACGAGAGTCCCCGAAGGCGGCAATTCGACGGGGCGAAACTGGATTGTCGGCAAACTCACGATCGCGGTCCTTTCAGCAGTCCCCGGCGAGGTACTCTAGTTTGTGGCTCTGACACAACACTCGCGAAAGTGAGGCCTCAAG
The window above is part of the Acuticoccus sediminis genome. Proteins encoded here:
- a CDS encoding leucyl aminopeptidase codes for the protein MSLPTIQFRPVELPPSGTLVVFAGDGMALGEAAQRADAASDGFISSAAEAQGYKGKRFSTLLAPLPRGLSVRSLLIVGLGDVAKMNEADWAKLGGVVAGALPSGPDTDVTVFAEAPDAPLSAEQTADLALGIKLRSYAFDRYKQKNSDDPEPAPRAITIAVPSPASAEARWKAVEAIATGTMAARDLVNEPANVLGPVEFAERAAKLAELGVEIKVMEPAELESLEMRMLLGVAQGSVRPARVVIMEWKGGAADARPVALVGKGVVFDTGGISIKPAGGMEDMKGDMGGAAAVVGTMTAIASRKAKANVVGIIGLVENMPDGNAQRPGDIVRSKSGQTVEIINTDAEGRLVLGDLLTYTIERWQPAVTIDLCTLTGAIIVALGHYYAGMYATDDAVAAKLSAAGAATGDQVWRMPLAKEYDGLIDSKVADMKNTGGRSAGSITAAQFLKRFVGDANWAHIDLAGTAMGGPTNEISRTFGTGWGVRLLERFIADNYEG